Part of the Loxodonta africana isolate mLoxAfr1 chromosome 15, mLoxAfr1.hap2, whole genome shotgun sequence genome is shown below.
CATTCTTTGTCTAAACTTTGTAACGCAGATGCAGTTGACTTTGCCTGCAGCCTCATAGACCCCATCCCATGGCTGTAGTGGAAGTTTGCAGCGGCTCTCCAGTGGCCAGAGGCATAGCGAGGCCCCCAGTGTCTTGTAACAGTTGTGATGTTTTTCTGTGTGCCTATTGTCACAACAGAGTCCGGCAGCGTCTTCTCTTGAGGGAGCAATTTGGAGAAGAGCTGGAACCCAAACTCGGCGCCCTGGATGTCATCCTTTAGTATCCACAGCAATCCCCTCTGTTGGGAGCACTGCTCTGGGTCTCACACTGCCCCTTCTCTACCCTAGGGAGCCTGAGACCCAGGAGTGGAAAGATCCAGCTTGGGTGGGGGATGGACCATGGAGGGTAATGAAAGCAGCTTTAGAAGTGACCTGAAACCCCTTACCCGTTATCTGAGACCATGTCTGATGGCTCCTGCCAAGACACTCCTTTAACAGAAAGCATCTGGGGAACCAGCTTTACCAGTGAGAGAAATCTTGTGTATGAGAGCTGAAATCTTCCTCTTTCTGTCCACACTTTGCTTCATGTTCTCTAGACTGATTCTTGCTATTCCAAACCCTCTTCCACGTTGACAGCCCTTTGAATATTTGAAAACTTCTCAGCACCCTTTCCCCATCCCGTCATAGGCCTCTCCAAGCTAAATTTGGTTCCCAGGGTGggattgtgtgtgtgcatgtgggggGCTGGGGGTGTGAACAGTGCCTTGGGCTGGAATCATCCGTGGTATGAAGTGCCTCCTTGTCCCCAGCTTCGAGAGCTGTGTCCAGGAGTGAACAACCAGCCCTACCTCTGTGAGAGCGGTCACTGCTGTGGGGAGACCGGCTGCTGCACCTACTACTATGAGCTCTGGTGTGAGTCTCCAAGGGACTATCCTCAGGTCCCTCTACCCATCCTCCCTTGGACTACAGAATTCCAGCCTTGAAGGACCCTTCTCTGCCTGGGAGGCATCTGAGACACCCCCTCCTCACCTCCTGCAGGGTTCTGGCTGCTCTGGACTGTCCTCATCCTCTTCAGCTGCTGTTGCGCCTTCCGCCACCGACGAGCTAAACTCCGGCtacagcagcagcagcggcagcgTGAGATCAACTTGTTGGCCTACCATGGGGCATGCCACGGGGCCGGCCCTGTCCCTACGGGTTCACTGCTTGACCTTCGTGAGTGATTTGAAGCTCTGGGCTGACTACCATGGTCCCTCCCAAACCAGGAGCCAGAATCATGCCCACATTCCCTTTCCCAGACATCGCAAGGCACCCTGTTCCCTCATAGGAAAGAGACCACTCAGTCCTGGTCACCTCCAACCAGTCAACTGTGCCATTCTCTCCCCTGCAGGCCTCCTCAGCGCCTTCAAACCCCCAGCCTACGAGGATGTGGTTCAACGCCCAGGCACACCACCACCTCCTTACACTGTGGTCCCAGGCTGCTCCTTGACTGCTTCCACTGAATGCCCCTGCTGCTCCTCCACCTCTAGCTGCCCTGCCCACCGTGAGGGAACAAACATGGAAGGTGTTGCCTCCCACCAGCATGCCCCTCATCAGGAGGGTGAGCCAGGGGTAGCGGTGAATTCTGCCTTCACACCCGCTTCCTGCCGCTATCGCCGCCTGACTGGTGACTCTGGCATCGAGCTCTGCCCCTGTCCTGACTCCAATGAACCAGTCAAGGAAGCGAGAGCTAGTGCCACCCTTCCAGATCTGGAGGACCACTCCCCTTGTGCCCTGCCCCCAGAGTCTGTACTCCAGGTCTCCCCTGTGGGGCTGGCTTCCAGTGAAGGGGACATCCCATAAGTAGTTTTGGGCTGGTGACTTACTTGCTTACCAGAAACAGCCCTGGTCCCAACTCCTTGAGTTCTCCTTGACCCCCTACCTGCCCTCCTAGAATCTGCCTGAAGAGGCCGGAGCCCTGAGGAGAGAGGGGACTGTGCTAACTCCACCCCACAAGACATACACAGGAGCCTTTGATCTCATTAAAGAGATGTGAACCAGCCACTTGTGGATTTGGGTGGACTAAGTACAATTTGCTACACTGTACTTGATCTGACTGGATTTGGAGGGGATATATTATAGCTACTTGTCCCACCTTCCTTGAGGACAATAGGCAGCTAAGACCTCTTGGTGAGGCAAAGCTGGCAAAAGCAAGTGTTTGGCATGTTTTTCcagtttatttagaaaaatagactCTGAAATTCACATTCATCCCAGGGCTGTGTGGGATGACAGTGAGGACACACCTGAGATGAGCTGAGGGTATCTGAGGGGCTGGGGGGCAGAAGTCAGAGACCTTGTCTCTCCAGGTCCAGAGGGGTACAAGGGGCCTGTCTCCCCTCCCATCCTTCCCTCTCAGTAGTCATCAGCCATGGCCAAAAGGACAAGGCTGGTCCAGCCTTGGAAAGGGCGGCAGCCCATGCCTCGCCCATCTCGGTCACTATACTGCTCCCATAGGAAGCCTGTGGCCTGGTATTGCCGCCACACATTGCCCACTACATTGGCACGGAGCTCACTGTAGAGCTTGGCAGCTCGGGCCTGGTGGGGACCCTCCAGGTGTCCATAGTGGTGGAGTGCCCCCAAGGCCAGGTAGTTGAGATTGACCCACACAGCACCCCGCCAGTAAGGAGGATCATGCTCGGTATTGCGCTGGCCATAAAAGGAGCTGGAGGCTGCGAGGGAGCGCAAACCAAATGGGCTCCAGAGATGGCGGCTGTCAGCTAGAACGTCCAGCAAGGGCCCAAGGTGGGACGAGCTGGGGCTCAGCAGcctcagcaaaaaaggaaaaagactgaCATAGCCCAGAGCATCCACATACTGCATTCGAGGTGGGGTCCGGCCCACCACCCGCACCAGCCCCTGAGGGGGCCTAGGCTTTAGCTGCACTGCTTTTGTGTGGTTCCCGAAGTCTGCAAAAACCCCTAGCTCTGGGGCCCAGTGCAGCTTATCCAGGCTTGCCTCTGCCTCTAGGGAGGTGGCCAGTGGGCTCAGGTCGGCAGCTGCCTCAGCCTCCCCCAACTGCTCTGCCAGCCGTACCAGCACACGGGCACCCAGTGCCACCCAACACCGCAGATCCAGGTGCCGCTCGGCAGCTGAAGGGTGTGAGGCCCGGGGGTAGTCATCCAGCCCTGAGGACAGTGTCTTGGGGTTCAGCAGGTGTGGCAAAGCTGGATCCCGGCCCCGCCAACGGTATGATAGTGGTACTGGCCCTGCCTGGCTCTGATGGAGCCAGGAGAACCAGGCAAGCAGGCGGGGGAAGGCCCTGCGGAGGAAGGCCAAGTCAGCAGGGTCACCAGCCTCTAACATGTGAGCTACAGGCAAAAGCAGGGTTGGGGGGTTGGCATGCGCTGCCCGCTGCACCAGGAATTCCGGGGGCACCCGAGCGCGGGCCTCATCCCCCAGCACCTGCTCCCGTCCAATCCAGCCATCAGCATTGAGCAGCCCCAGCCAGTGGCCTAGGGCCTCTCGGGTGAGGCGGGGGTCCCAGCGCTGGACCACCAACTGGTGAAAGCCCTCGTCCCAAAGGAAGCCTCGTGGGAAGAATGACCGGGAAGGCACCGCTGTGAAAAGCGGGACAGGGGGAAAGAGGGATGGGTCTGCCTTCTGCTCAGACTCCTCTACCCCCATGTCTGGTAACACCAGACCTTGTCCGTAGAAGTAGCCGATCCCACCAAGGAGGCCACTGAGGGCAATCCGGCCCAAAGCctgctcttctgggctcaggccctTCTTCTTCAGCTGGAAGGTCTTCTCAAAACGCTCTCTAAAGGCTTCAGCATGGCTCTCCAGGGCCTGAGTCAGCAGGCTGCCTGCTAGCTGCTCCAGGGCTTGGCTTCTTCCCATCCGGGCACTACCTGATTCAAACACCAGCTCCACAGAAAAGGGGACTTTCAGTGTCACCTGCTGTATCAAGAATTGCCCTTGTCCCTGTCCTTGCCCATTTGGGCCTCTGTCCTCCCACTTCAGAGACCTTGGCAAGCCAAGATAGCGTTCAGGGGAGGCCCCTGGGGGCTGGTGCTGAAACCAGCTATTCAAGCGACTCTTCACCATCTCTGTCAGCAGTGGCAGTCCTGGGTTGGAGGACCAGAAGACGTTGTAGCTTCAAGAAAAGGAGATAAATAGGAGACTTTATTCAGAAGGAAGCGGTGGGGATTACGTGAAGAAATACAGGAGGGCACCAGGAGTCAGGGTAGGAGGGTTTCAGCAATGCAGGGAACATGGAGCCTGATGAGAAGGGAAACAAATGGTGGAAaaaggggggcggggggagggaatAAACCAGGTTGGGTCTGGATCATTTTCATGGTCAGCACCCATGCCACCTCTACCACCACCCCACACTTTTCTCCCAATTACCTGCCATACTTGGGGGCAGTATCCACTGGATTGGTTGGTGGCAGAAGTGTAAGGCGGAAATCACCAAGTTCACTGGTATGGCCACTGATGAACTTCAATTGCCCCTTGGCCCCAACTTCTGGCACTAGGGCTTCCTTGCCATCTGTCACCACATAGAAGAACAGGGAGACCAAAGGGAGAGCAGAGGTAGCTGAAGactggaagaccaaagaaggcagaaaaaagTATCAGATTGGCAGTCTCTCTTGAGAGTCTACCTCAGTGAGGGACAGAGACACCAGATAGAAGTAGTATGGCAAATACACCTGTGGTGGTGTCAAAGGTCACAGTGCGAAGGAGGAAGGGCCATGAACAGGGTTCTCTGGGAAATAATTCAGAGCTTTTGTGGTGAGTACGATTCTAAGAACTCTACACAgacttcatttaattcttacaacaataTTATCAGTTAGttgctattattatctccattttccagACCAGGAAACCAAGGCTTAGAAATGGTAGAGACGGTCACACAGGCAAGTGTTTAAGGCCAGATTCAAACCAGGCAGCCAGCCTCAGAGCCCCTGCTACTAACCCCCACTTCACAGTGCAAGCGAAGAGTGGAGGGAGTGTGGTCTAAGAAAAAGGTGTCCTGGGGCCCTGACCTGAGGCTCCACAGTCACTCTCCAGCTCCAGTCCCCTCCATGCTGTCCCCCAGGCCTCTTGACGAACTCAGTGGTGAGTTTTAAGGCCCCATCTTGAATATGCTGGCGCCCGAAGGAGAGGCCGTCGTGAAACTCCCAGCCATAGGGACCCACGCCGTCTCCCTGCTCACACGTGTGCCTGAGCTTTGGGGCCCCTGGGATGGCACCCTGCTGCGCCCACATCAGTCCTAGGGATAAAATGGGCACATAAGTCAAAGAGAGAGGAGGAGACCTGTCCCTCTTGGTTCCCAAGAACTTCAGGGTCATCCCTCTCCACAACTCTCCTGGTCTACTcttccccacccttgctctggtGTGAGACTATAGGCGCCCAGGTAAGAGTCCACCCGTCTGTCTGCCCTGGGGCCC
Proteins encoded:
- the WBP1 gene encoding WW domain-binding protein 1 isoform X1; this encodes MARASSANGSEEAWGALRAPQQQLRELCPGVNNQPYLCESGHCCGETGCCTYYYELWWFWLLWTVLILFSCCCAFRHRRAKLRLQQQQRQREINLLAYHGACHGAGPVPTGSLLDLRLLSAFKPPAYEDVVQRPGTPPPPYTVVPGCSLTASTECPCCSSTSSCPAHREGTNMEGVASHQHAPHQEGEPGVAVNSAFTPASCRYRRLTGDSGIELCPCPDSNEPVKEARASATLPDLEDHSPCALPPESVLQVSPVGLASSEGDIP
- the MOGS gene encoding mannosyl-oligosaccharide glucosidase, which codes for MTRGERRRRAAPEGVRTAERAARSGRAQQGGGIQGTARGAVLAVVVLSLVLGLSGPWLLAWHRARRAVTLHSAPPALPPNSSSPAVAPDLFWGTYRPHVYFGMKTRSPQPLLTGLMWAQQGAIPGAPKLRHTCEQGDGVGPYGWEFHDGLSFGRQHIQDGALKLTTEFVKRPGGQHGGDWSWRVTVEPQSSATSALPLVSLFFYVVTDGKEALVPEVGAKGQLKFISGHTSELGDFRLTLLPPTNPVDTAPKYGSYNVFWSSNPGLPLLTEMVKSRLNSWFQHQPPGASPERYLGLPRSLKWEDRGPNGQGQGQGQFLIQQVTLKVPFSVELVFESGSARMGRSQALEQLAGSLLTQALESHAEAFRERFEKTFQLKKKGLSPEEQALGRIALSGLLGGIGYFYGQGLVLPDMGVEESEQKADPSLFPPVPLFTAVPSRSFFPRGFLWDEGFHQLVVQRWDPRLTREALGHWLGLLNADGWIGREQVLGDEARARVPPEFLVQRAAHANPPTLLLPVAHMLEAGDPADLAFLRRAFPRLLAWFSWLHQSQAGPVPLSYRWRGRDPALPHLLNPKTLSSGLDDYPRASHPSAAERHLDLRCWVALGARVLVRLAEQLGEAEAAADLSPLATSLEAEASLDKLHWAPELGVFADFGNHTKAVQLKPRPPQGLVRVVGRTPPRMQYVDALGYVSLFPFLLRLLSPSSSHLGPLLDVLADSRHLWSPFGLRSLAASSSFYGQRNTEHDPPYWRGAVWVNLNYLALGALHHYGHLEGPHQARAAKLYSELRANVVGNVWRQYQATGFLWEQYSDRDGRGMGCRPFQGWTSLVLLAMADDY
- the WBP1 gene encoding WW domain-binding protein 1 isoform X2 — protein: MVAAAKMGRAGTMVVAAELRELCPGVNNQPYLCESGHCCGETGCCTYYYELWWFWLLWTVLILFSCCCAFRHRRAKLRLQQQQRQREINLLAYHGACHGAGPVPTGSLLDLRLLSAFKPPAYEDVVQRPGTPPPPYTVVPGCSLTASTECPCCSSTSSCPAHREGTNMEGVASHQHAPHQEGEPGVAVNSAFTPASCRYRRLTGDSGIELCPCPDSNEPVKEARASATLPDLEDHSPCALPPESVLQVSPVGLASSEGDIP